The sequence below is a genomic window from Variovorax paradoxus B4.
ATTGGCGCGCGCGCTTGTGTGCGCTGTTGCCGCAGCCCTGCGATCCGCAGGCGCTGGGCCTGTACCGGCCGCGCGGCTCGGCGGCGGGGGACTATGCGGTGTTCTCGAGTGAGCCGCTGGCCATGGCGCGCATCAAGCGCGTCGCCGCCGCCGGCACGTGGCAGCTGAACCGCCTGCATGACTTCAGCGGCTATGCGGCCGCATTGATGAAGAAGGCGGCGGCCCCCGGCATGGCGGACGCGCGCATTTCCCTCGCGCCGGCGCTCTATCCGCTGGCCGAAGGGCAGTGGGCCGTGGCGGTGCTCCAGACGGTGTCGGAGATGTACTCGGGCGGCGGCGCTTCGTTCAGCAAGGCCGACTTCGTGCCGTTCGAGGATGCAGCCCGGGCCGTGTACGAAGGCATTCCTTTTTCGTGCTCGAAGATGATCCGCGCCTGCTTCAGCGAAAAGGAATACAAGCAGTCGAAGCATTGCCATGACGAGAGCAGCGGCAGCCTTCGCATCACCTACGGCGAACCCGCCAGGCCGGGCGAGGCCTACAGCTGGCAGTACACGTGGCTGCAGAGTGAATGGCCGCAGAACACGCCCGCCAGCGACGCCACCACCACGCGCCTTCACTTCACCGCCAGGACCACCGAAAGGGCGAGCTTCTGCGGCGGGCCGCAGTAGCGCACGCGTTCGAGTGGCGCCCGAGTGGCACGCATTCTGCTTGGAAGAATGCATCCAGGAGAAATGCCGGCTCGATGCTTCGAGTTAGTGCATTACCGAAGGCGACAGCCCATAACGCTCAGGTCCCAAGACTGGATATCTCGATCAACGCTGGAGAGCGCTGCCCGGAGCTCTGAATAAAAAAGGACTCCGAGGGCAGCCGCCGAAGGGGCAAGCCGTGTGCGATGAGCGTGCATGGTGAATCTCTCAGGCCAAAGGACAGCAGGGGCATCTCGCGCAATGCGCGGGGTGGCCTTTGCGCGCTTCCGGAGCCTTCTTCTTCATGACTTCTGTTCGAGTGCACCGCGCGTTTTTTCTTCTTCCATCGGAGCTTCCGAGGCGGCCGCGCATGCACGCCTGAATCGAAGCTCTATCCCTCATGATTTTTTCAACCGGAGAACCGAAGATGCTGTCGAAACGAAACCTGAAAGCCGTTGTCGCGGGCGCCATGCTGGCCGCCGCCTTCGCAACCACCAGCGCGTTCGCGCAGGACGCGGCCAAGGTGCTGCGCCTGGTGCCGCAATCCGACCTCAAGATTCTCGACCCGATCTGGACCACCGCGTTCGTCACGCGCAACCACGGCTATGCCGTGTACGACACGCTCTTCGGCGTGGACGAACAGGGCAAGGTCAAGCCGCAGATGGTCGACAAGTACACCACCAGCGCCGACGGCAAGACGTGGACCTTCACGCTGCGCAAGAGCCTCGAGTTCCATGACGGCAAGCCGGTCACTTCGGAAGACGTGCTGGCGTCGCTCAAGCGCTGGGGCCAGCGCGACGGGCTGGGCCAGAAGATGTACGCCGCGCTCGACAAGTCCGAGGCGGTCGACGCCAACACCTTCAGGCTGGTGTTCAAGGACGGCTTCGGCATGGTGCTCGATGCGCTGAGCAAGCCTTCGTCGAATCCGCCGTTCATCATGCCGGCGCGCGTGGCCGCCACGCCGGCCGACAAGCAGATCGACGACGCCACGGGCTCGGGCCCCTACATCTTCAAGAAGGAAGAGTACCGCCCTGGCGAGAAGGTGGTCTACCTGAAGAATACCAAGTACGTGCCGCGCACCGAGGCGCCTTCGGGCACGGCAGGCGGCAAGAACGTGTATGTCGACCGCATGGAATGGATCATTCTGAAAGACGCGCAGACACAGGCCAATGCGCTCGCCAACGGCGAAGTCGACATGATCGAATGGCTGCCGCCGGAGCAATACACGGCGCTCAAGAACAACGCCGCCATCACCGTCGACAATCCGATCCCGAAGGGCTCGTTTGCGCTGCACCTGAATCACGTCATTCCGCCCTTCGACAACCCGAAGATCGCGCAGGCCGCCATCATGGCCATCAACCAGGAGGCGCTGATGCGCGCCCAGATGGTGCACAAGGAGCTCTACAGCAGCTGCGCCTCGGTCTACCCGTGCGGCACGATGTTCTCGAACGACAAGACCGGCTACTTCACCGGCAAGCCGCAGTTCGAGAAGGCCAAGGCGCTGCTCAAGGAAGCGGGTTATGACGGCAAGCCGGTCGTTCTGATGTATCCGGCCGACTTCGCGCTGCTCAACAAGTTTCCGCCGGTGATGGCGCAGCTGCTGAAGCAGGCCGGCTTCAACGTCGACATGCAGTCGATGGACTGGCCTACGCTGGTCACGCGCCGCGCCAAGAAGGACCCGGTCGACAAGGGCGGCTGGAACCTCTTCATCACCGGCTGGGGCATTGCCGACAACATGAACCCGATGTTCTACGCGCCGCTCACGGGCAACGGCGAGAAGGGCTGGTTCGGTTGGGCCACCGACGAGAAGCTCGAGAAGCTGAAGTTCGAATTCCTCGCGAGCGCGGACGAGGCCAAGCGCAAGGAACTGGCCACGGCCATCCAGCAGCGCGTGTACGACACCGGCATCTACGCACCCATCGGCGAATACAAGCCGCTCACGGCCTATCGCAAGGGTGTGGTGAGCGGCGTGGTGCGCTCGCCGGTCAACGTGTTCTGGAACATCAAGAAGAGCTGAGCGCACTTCTTTTTTTTCGCAAAACCCCATGCTGATCTTTCTTGCGCGCCGCATCCTGTCGACCGTGCCGGTGCTCGTCATCGTCGCGCTGATCGTGTTCCTCATGCTCCGGCTGGCGCCCGGCGATCCGGCCGCCGCCATCGTGGGCGACAGCGGCACCAGCGAGAACATCGCCAAGGTGAGGGACCAGCTGGGGCTGAACGAATCGCTGCCCACGCAGTTCGTGCGCTGGAGCGGGCAGTTGCTGCAGGGCAACCTGGGCGAGTCCTACTTCATGAAGAAGACGGTGGTGGAACTCATCGGGCAGCGCATCGAGCCGACGGTGTCGCTCGCCGCAGTGACGCTGGTGGTCACCATCCTCATCGCAGTGCCGCTGGGTGTGGTGGCCGCCTGGCGCCATGGCGGCTGGCTCGACCGCATGCTCATGGGCTTCTCGGTCATGGGTTTTTCGATACCGGCCTTCGTGATCGGCTACGTGCTCATCTGGATCTTCGCGCTGCACCTGCAGCTGCTGCCGGTGCAGGGCTACTCGCGGCTCGGCCAGGGGCCGTGGCTCTGGATCAGGCACCTGATCCTGCCGTCCATCACGCTGTCGATCATCTACGTGGCGCTGATTGCACGCGTCACGCGCGCGGCCGTGGCCGAGGCCATGACCGAAGACTACATCCGCACCGCGCGCGCCAAGGGCATTTCGGAAAAACGGGTGCTGATGCGGCATGCGCTGGCCAATGCGGCGATTCCGATCGTCACGGTGATCGGCATCGGAATTGCGCTCCTGATCGGTGGCGTGGTCGTCACCGAAACCGTGTTCGCCATTCCGGGCCTCGGGCAGCTCACGGTCGATGCGGTGCTGTCGCGCGACTTTCCGCTGATACAGGGCATCACGCTGTTCTTTTCCGTCGTCTACGTGCTCATCAACCTGCTGATCGACCTGAGCTACCTGGTGTTCGATCCCCGCATCCGCTATTGAGGCGCAAGAAGAAAACACGATGACCGATTCGCTCGCCACTCCGATGAAACCTGC
It includes:
- a CDS encoding ABC transporter substrate-binding protein encodes the protein MLSKRNLKAVVAGAMLAAAFATTSAFAQDAAKVLRLVPQSDLKILDPIWTTAFVTRNHGYAVYDTLFGVDEQGKVKPQMVDKYTTSADGKTWTFTLRKSLEFHDGKPVTSEDVLASLKRWGQRDGLGQKMYAALDKSEAVDANTFRLVFKDGFGMVLDALSKPSSNPPFIMPARVAATPADKQIDDATGSGPYIFKKEEYRPGEKVVYLKNTKYVPRTEAPSGTAGGKNVYVDRMEWIILKDAQTQANALANGEVDMIEWLPPEQYTALKNNAAITVDNPIPKGSFALHLNHVIPPFDNPKIAQAAIMAINQEALMRAQMVHKELYSSCASVYPCGTMFSNDKTGYFTGKPQFEKAKALLKEAGYDGKPVVLMYPADFALLNKFPPVMAQLLKQAGFNVDMQSMDWPTLVTRRAKKDPVDKGGWNLFITGWGIADNMNPMFYAPLTGNGEKGWFGWATDEKLEKLKFEFLASADEAKRKELATAIQQRVYDTGIYAPIGEYKPLTAYRKGVVSGVVRSPVNVFWNIKKS
- a CDS encoding ABC transporter permease gives rise to the protein MLIFLARRILSTVPVLVIVALIVFLMLRLAPGDPAAAIVGDSGTSENIAKVRDQLGLNESLPTQFVRWSGQLLQGNLGESYFMKKTVVELIGQRIEPTVSLAAVTLVVTILIAVPLGVVAAWRHGGWLDRMLMGFSVMGFSIPAFVIGYVLIWIFALHLQLLPVQGYSRLGQGPWLWIRHLILPSITLSIIYVALIARVTRAAVAEAMTEDYIRTARAKGISEKRVLMRHALANAAIPIVTVIGIGIALLIGGVVVTETVFAIPGLGQLTVDAVLSRDFPLIQGITLFFSVVYVLINLLIDLSYLVFDPRIRY